Proteins encoded in a region of the Moritella marina ATCC 15381 genome:
- the glgC gene encoding glucose-1-phosphate adenylyltransferase: MQDTLTVVLAGGMGARLSPLTDNRAKPAVPFGGKYRIIDFTLTNCLHSGLRRILVLTQYKSHSLQKHLRDGWSIFNPELGEYVTVVPPQMRKGDKWYSGTADAIYQNLWLLSRSEAKYVVVLSGDHIYRMDYAPMLERHKINEADLTIACMEVPAIEATGFGVMAIDENQKIIEFAEKPEQPATLPHDPERSLASMGIYIFTTDALIEALEKDADNPYSNHDFGKDIIPKLIDKEKVYAHQFAGSSGRVSKDAYWRDVGTIDSLYQANMDLLKHLSPIDLYQRDWGIRTYEPQLPPARTTASESGNEGIFINSLISNGVLITGGSVQNSVLSSNVKINDGATVSASILFDDVEVGEYCQLQNCIIDKHVKIPARTQIGINKAEDAARFTISELGVVVVPGDYKFG; encoded by the coding sequence ATGCAAGACACACTAACGGTCGTACTCGCAGGTGGAATGGGCGCACGTCTTTCGCCACTCACAGATAATAGAGCAAAACCAGCTGTACCCTTCGGTGGCAAATACCGCATTATTGACTTTACCCTAACCAACTGCCTTCACTCAGGTTTAAGGCGCATTCTAGTACTGACTCAATATAAATCTCACTCACTGCAAAAACACCTACGTGATGGCTGGTCTATTTTTAATCCTGAACTCGGAGAATACGTAACAGTCGTCCCACCACAAATGCGTAAGGGAGACAAGTGGTATAGCGGCACTGCGGATGCTATTTATCAGAACCTCTGGCTACTCTCACGCAGCGAAGCTAAATATGTTGTAGTGCTTTCAGGCGATCATATCTATCGAATGGATTACGCGCCGATGCTAGAGCGCCACAAAATAAATGAAGCTGACTTAACTATCGCGTGCATGGAAGTCCCTGCTATAGAAGCAACTGGTTTTGGTGTGATGGCAATTGACGAAAACCAAAAAATAATCGAATTTGCAGAAAAACCCGAGCAACCAGCAACATTGCCTCATGATCCTGAACGCAGCCTTGCGTCTATGGGCATCTATATATTTACTACTGATGCGCTCATTGAAGCATTAGAGAAAGATGCAGATAATCCATACTCCAACCATGATTTTGGCAAAGATATTATTCCCAAATTGATTGATAAAGAAAAAGTATACGCGCATCAATTTGCAGGTAGTTCAGGGCGTGTATCTAAAGATGCTTACTGGCGTGATGTCGGCACTATCGATTCCTTATATCAAGCCAATATGGATCTATTAAAACATTTATCACCCATTGATTTATACCAGCGTGACTGGGGAATTAGAACCTACGAACCACAACTGCCACCAGCAAGAACAACAGCATCTGAAAGTGGCAATGAGGGCATATTTATCAACTCTCTTATTTCCAATGGCGTGCTTATCACCGGTGGCTCGGTACAAAACTCAGTGCTGTCATCTAATGTGAAAATCAATGATGGAGCGACTGTGTCTGCGAGTATCCTCTTTGATGACGTTGAAGTGGGTGAATACTGTCAGTTACAGAATTGCATTATCGATAAACACGTTAAGATCCCAGCAAGAACTCAAATTGGTATAAACAAAGCTGAAGACGCTGCACGGTTCACGATTTCAGAGCTTGGCGTCGTTGTCGTACCTGGCGATTATAAATTCGGCTAA
- a CDS encoding catalase translates to MSKKLTTAAGCPVAHNQNVQTAGKRGPQLLQDVWFLEKLAHFDREVIPERRMHAKGSGAYGTFTVTHDITQFTKAKIFSEIGKKTELFTRFTTVAGERGAADAERDIRGFAMKFYTEEGNWDLVGNNTPVFFLRDPLKFPDLNHAVKRDPRTNMRSAKNNWDFWTSLPEALHQITIVMSDRGIPATYRHMHGFGSHTFSFINSNNERFWVKFHFKSQQGIKNLTDAESEILIGKDRESHHRDLLESIDNQDFPKWTMQIQIMPEDDASKVPYNPFDLTKVWPHSDYPLIEVGELELNRNPENFFAEVEQSAFNPASVVPGISFSPDKMLQGRLFSYGDAQRYRLGVNHHSIPVNAPRCPVHSYHRDGAMRVDGNHGGTVGYEPNDQGEWAEQPDFSEPPLSLDGAAAHWDHREDDDYFSQPGDLFRLMTPEKQAVLFDNTARNIGGVPEEIQLRHLRHCFKADPAYAHGIAKLLGIDASKYKN, encoded by the coding sequence ATGAGTAAAAAATTAACGACTGCAGCAGGCTGTCCTGTTGCCCATAACCAAAATGTACAAACTGCAGGTAAAAGAGGCCCACAATTGCTTCAAGACGTGTGGTTTTTGGAAAAACTGGCTCATTTCGACCGTGAAGTGATCCCAGAGCGTCGTATGCACGCTAAAGGTTCTGGCGCGTATGGTACCTTTACTGTTACGCATGATATTACTCAATTTACCAAAGCTAAGATATTCTCTGAGATCGGTAAAAAGACCGAGTTGTTCACTCGCTTCACTACTGTTGCTGGTGAGCGTGGGGCTGCAGATGCAGAACGTGATATTCGTGGTTTTGCGATGAAGTTTTATACCGAAGAGGGTAACTGGGATTTAGTCGGTAATAATACGCCTGTGTTCTTTTTACGTGATCCACTTAAGTTTCCAGATCTTAATCATGCCGTAAAACGCGATCCACGCACCAATATGCGTAGTGCTAAGAACAACTGGGATTTTTGGACGTCATTACCTGAAGCATTACATCAAATCACAATTGTAATGAGTGATCGTGGTATCCCAGCAACTTACCGTCACATGCACGGATTTGGTAGTCATACCTTTAGTTTTATCAACAGCAATAATGAACGTTTTTGGGTTAAGTTCCACTTCAAATCACAGCAAGGTATTAAGAATTTAACCGATGCTGAATCAGAAATTTTGATTGGTAAAGACCGAGAAAGTCATCATCGCGATCTACTGGAAAGTATTGATAATCAAGATTTCCCTAAGTGGACGATGCAAATCCAAATCATGCCAGAAGATGATGCGTCGAAAGTACCTTACAACCCGTTTGATTTAACCAAAGTATGGCCGCACAGCGATTATCCTTTGATTGAAGTGGGTGAGTTAGAACTAAACCGTAATCCTGAAAATTTCTTTGCTGAAGTTGAGCAGTCTGCATTTAACCCAGCAAGTGTGGTACCTGGTATCAGTTTCTCTCCGGATAAAATGTTACAAGGTCGCTTGTTCTCGTATGGTGATGCGCAGCGTTATCGTTTAGGTGTCAATCACCACAGTATTCCGGTGAATGCTCCACGTTGCCCTGTACACAGTTATCATCGAGATGGTGCGATGCGTGTTGATGGTAATCATGGTGGTACGGTTGGTTATGAACCAAATGATCAAGGTGAATGGGCTGAACAACCAGACTTCTCTGAGCCACCGTTAAGTTTAGATGGCGCAGCTGCACATTGGGATCACCGTGAAGATGATGATTACTTTAGCCAGCCAGGGGATTTATTCCGTTTGATGACACCAGAGAAGCAAGCAGTATTATTTGATAATACTGCACGTAATATCGGTGGCGTACCTGAAGAAATTCAACTTCGTCATTTACGTCATTGCTTTAAAGCAGACCCAGCTTATGCCCACGGTATTGCTAAGCTGTTAGGCATTGATGCAAGTAAATATAAAAACTAG
- a CDS encoding bifunctional allantoicase/(S)-ureidoglycine aminohydrolase — MPTTQGQPLVEGSQVMTEKHTYYSPQGGLPPQTQLLSDRAVLTDAYAIIPKRVMTDIVTSFLPFWENMRMWVIARPLSGFSETFSQYIVEIAPQGGSDKPELDPNAEGVLFVVAGEMDITIEGEPHHMTEGGYAFIPPGCNWTVHNNNDQPVRFHWVRKAYQAVEGLALPEAFVTNENDLDPIYMPDTNDGWATTRFVDGTDMRHDMHVNIVTFQPGTVIPFDETHVMEHGLYVLEGKAVYHLNQNWVEVEAGDFMWLRAFCPQSCYAGGPGPFRYLLYKDVNRHMPFIRPTN; from the coding sequence ATGCCAACAACTCAAGGCCAGCCTCTTGTCGAAGGATCACAAGTAATGACAGAAAAACATACGTATTATTCACCCCAAGGTGGTCTGCCACCGCAAACACAGCTACTTTCTGATCGTGCAGTTCTAACAGATGCCTACGCAATTATCCCTAAACGTGTCATGACTGATATCGTTACAAGCTTTTTACCATTTTGGGAAAACATGCGTATGTGGGTTATTGCTCGCCCATTAAGTGGTTTCTCTGAAACGTTTTCACAATATATTGTTGAGATTGCCCCTCAAGGTGGATCAGATAAACCAGAGCTTGATCCGAATGCTGAAGGTGTTTTGTTTGTCGTCGCGGGCGAGATGGATATTACCATTGAAGGTGAACCGCACCATATGACAGAAGGTGGTTATGCTTTCATTCCACCGGGCTGTAATTGGACTGTTCATAACAACAATGACCAACCTGTACGTTTTCATTGGGTGCGTAAAGCATATCAAGCGGTTGAAGGTTTAGCTTTACCAGAAGCATTTGTTACTAACGAAAACGATCTAGACCCTATCTATATGCCTGATACAAATGACGGCTGGGCAACAACGCGTTTTGTTGATGGCACCGATATGCGTCATGACATGCATGTAAACATCGTGACTTTCCAACCTGGTACTGTTATTCCATTTGATGAAACGCATGTAATGGAACATGGTTTGTATGTATTGGAAGGTAAAGCTGTTTATCACTTAAACCAAAATTGGGTAGAAGTTGAAGCGGGTGACTTTATGTGGCTACGCGCCTTTTGCCCACAGTCATGTTACGCCGGAGGCCCTGGTCCATTTCGTTACTTGCTATATAAAGACGTTAACCGTCATATGCCTTTTATTCGTCCAACGAATTAA
- a CDS encoding YeeE/YedE family protein codes for MTQLTLLDSIFGGLILSIAALFMLFGIGKLSGISGIFYNLKNSKSPSEHWRIVFILGLVISPFFAHFLGFSLPSSIDVSWPAIIIGGLLVGFGTRMGSGCTSGHGICGIGRLSMRSVVATIIFMSTGLITVFIVNNLLSSTV; via the coding sequence ATGACGCAGTTAACCCTATTAGATTCAATCTTCGGCGGTCTGATTTTATCCATTGCCGCTTTATTCATGCTCTTTGGTATCGGTAAGCTGAGTGGTATTTCCGGTATATTTTACAATTTAAAAAACAGTAAATCGCCCAGTGAACATTGGCGAATAGTATTTATCCTCGGTCTAGTGATAAGTCCTTTCTTCGCACACTTTTTAGGATTTTCACTACCCAGTAGTATTGATGTAAGTTGGCCTGCGATTATCATTGGCGGCTTGCTTGTAGGGTTCGGTACTCGCATGGGTTCAGGCTGTACCAGTGGCCACGGTATCTGTGGTATAGGTCGACTTTCAATGCGATCAGTGGTCGCGACTATCATCTTTATGAGCACAGGCCTGATTACCGTGTTTATCGTTAATAACCTTTTGTCATCAACAGTATAA
- a CDS encoding uracil-DNA glycosylase family protein, giving the protein MNQGTLDIIVTDVRKCTLCEPELPLGARPVLQVDTQAKILIAGQAPGIRVHESGIPFSDPSGDRLRQWMGIDYDTFYDGTKIAILPMGFCYPGTGKSGDLPPRPECAKTWRAEILAVMPNIELILVIGVYAQKWHMGDVKQKNLTEIVRHWQDYGPKNWPERLPLPHPSPRNNIWLKKNPWFQQEVIPHLHERVKQLLS; this is encoded by the coding sequence ATGAACCAAGGTACCCTAGATATTATTGTCACTGATGTCCGTAAATGCACCTTGTGTGAACCTGAGTTGCCATTGGGAGCTAGGCCTGTATTGCAAGTCGATACACAAGCAAAAATACTGATAGCAGGGCAAGCGCCTGGTATTCGTGTACATGAATCGGGTATCCCCTTTAGCGACCCAAGTGGTGACCGTTTACGGCAATGGATGGGGATTGATTACGACACCTTTTATGATGGCACTAAAATAGCCATACTACCGATGGGATTCTGTTATCCGGGGACGGGTAAGTCGGGCGATCTACCACCAAGACCGGAGTGCGCTAAAACGTGGCGAGCGGAAATACTCGCGGTAATGCCAAATATTGAGTTGATACTGGTGATTGGTGTTTATGCGCAGAAATGGCATATGGGTGATGTAAAGCAGAAAAACCTCACTGAAATTGTGAGGCATTGGCAAGACTATGGGCCAAAAAATTGGCCTGAACGATTACCGCTGCCGCATCCGAGTCCACGTAACAACATTTGGCTAAAGAAAAACCCGTGGTTTCAACAAGAAGTGATCCCGCATTTACACGAGAGGGTGAAGCAGTTGTTAAGCTGA
- a CDS encoding LysR family transcriptional regulator, which produces MHQILDPVLLRSLVAVVDTGSFTRAAESAHLTQSTISQQIRKLEAQLGCALLVRTKRYTTATLEGERIVTSARRILAMMEDAISQTATSAEQRPIRLGVPEDFATHELMPTLSRFAKVFPDVRLEVKSGLCSEMWTQFQNNDLDLALIKHRLGHAKGIASWPEPLCWVDGKHCDNLQQSTVPLVGLPSAGLYRTEMAHTFDMLDKKWRMAYITTSLSGVSYAVEAGLGISLLPKRLVSPKHHILGIDDGLLDVPPLELLLHVAPQQSNQTKFLAEYLTEACDAIFKRV; this is translated from the coding sequence ATGCATCAGATATTAGACCCCGTTTTATTACGCAGTCTTGTGGCTGTCGTGGATACAGGCAGCTTCACGCGAGCAGCAGAAAGTGCCCATTTAACACAGTCTACAATTAGCCAGCAGATCCGTAAGTTAGAAGCGCAATTGGGTTGTGCTCTGTTAGTCCGAACAAAGCGTTATACCACAGCCACACTTGAAGGGGAGCGCATTGTCACCTCTGCAAGACGTATTTTGGCAATGATGGAAGATGCGATATCACAAACCGCTACGAGTGCAGAGCAACGACCCATTCGTCTTGGTGTGCCAGAAGATTTTGCCACTCATGAATTAATGCCGACCTTATCGCGATTTGCCAAAGTTTTTCCGGATGTACGGCTAGAGGTTAAAAGTGGTTTATGCAGTGAGATGTGGACTCAGTTTCAAAATAATGACTTAGACCTTGCATTAATTAAGCACAGGTTAGGGCACGCGAAAGGCATTGCAAGTTGGCCAGAACCTTTATGTTGGGTTGATGGTAAACACTGTGATAATTTGCAACAATCGACGGTGCCGCTGGTCGGTTTACCAAGCGCTGGACTATACCGCACTGAAATGGCTCATACATTTGATATGTTAGATAAAAAATGGCGAATGGCTTACATTACTACTAGCTTATCCGGTGTTAGCTACGCTGTAGAGGCGGGATTAGGCATTTCGCTATTACCTAAAAGGCTCGTGAGTCCAAAGCATCATATTTTAGGTATTGATGATGGGCTGCTAGATGTTCCGCCACTGGAATTATTACTGCACGTTGCTCCGCAGCAGTCAAATCAAACTAAGTTTTTAGCTGAGTATTTAACAGAAGCATGTGATGCTATTTTTAAGCGAGTTTAA
- a CDS encoding GMP synthase — translation MKLGILQCDDVRASLHADFGNYAAMFETLLQQVDSTLELHFYRVIDGHFPQHVDECDAYICSGSKWGVNDDDLWIRQLADFTRVLYDAKKGLVGICFGHQMIAKALGGQVERSPRGWGVGIAHADMLVEHSWMQPKQDNIALVVCHQDQVCKLPADASILLSNDFCRYSMFQVGEHFLGLQGHPEFTRSYSAALMEQRRDIIPVDTINAAMTSLNHQPDDKLIAQWLLMFLKQTVAKRE, via the coding sequence ATGAAACTTGGTATTCTGCAATGTGATGATGTACGGGCTAGTTTACACGCTGATTTTGGTAATTATGCCGCTATGTTTGAGACCTTGCTTCAACAAGTCGACAGCACATTAGAACTGCATTTTTATCGGGTGATTGATGGTCATTTTCCACAGCATGTGGATGAATGTGACGCTTATATTTGCAGTGGCAGTAAATGGGGAGTGAATGATGACGATCTTTGGATCCGCCAGTTAGCTGATTTTACCCGGGTTCTCTATGATGCAAAGAAGGGCTTGGTGGGTATTTGTTTTGGTCATCAAATGATTGCGAAAGCGTTAGGTGGACAAGTGGAAAGAAGCCCCCGAGGGTGGGGCGTCGGCATTGCCCATGCTGATATGCTTGTCGAGCACAGCTGGATGCAGCCAAAGCAAGACAATATTGCGCTGGTGGTTTGCCATCAAGATCAAGTCTGTAAATTACCCGCTGATGCTAGCATATTACTGAGTAATGATTTCTGCCGTTATAGCATGTTCCAAGTGGGCGAACACTTTCTGGGTTTACAAGGACACCCTGAGTTTACTCGGTCATATTCTGCGGCATTGATGGAACAGCGTCGCGATATTATCCCTGTTGATACAATCAATGCTGCGATGACGTCATTAAATCATCAACCCGATGATAAACTGATTGCCCAGTGGCTGTTGATGTTTTTAAAGCAGACTGTCGCGAAACGCGAGTAG
- a CDS encoding electron transfer flavoprotein subunit alpha/FixB family protein translates to MAILIIAEHDNNTLQVATLSVLAAAAEIANYDSDSELHLLIIGCDCQAVVDMAQGVVGLSKILIADDLLYQYSLAENIAPLVVSLVEDTNQELKQIQDAKQAPFQIHYSHIMTSASTTGKDYQPRIAALLDVAQISDIISVESADTFKRPIYAGNAIATVRSSDVIQVITVRSSAFEPVPLNSSSLDNGNEVAVVELAAQADGGKTAFISAELTQSLRPDLTTAKVVIAGGRGLQNADNFVLLDSLADQLNAAVGASRAAVDAGFVANDLQIGQTGKIVAPDLYIAVGISGAIQHIAGITGSKVIVAINSDADAPIFDVADYGLVADLLDVLPELTQVLKSR, encoded by the coding sequence ATGGCGATATTGATAATAGCTGAGCATGATAACAATACATTGCAAGTCGCTACGTTAAGTGTGCTAGCTGCCGCGGCTGAGATAGCGAACTATGATAGTGATAGCGAATTACATTTACTTATCATCGGGTGTGACTGTCAGGCTGTTGTAGATATGGCGCAGGGTGTTGTGGGGTTAAGCAAAATACTAATTGCGGATGATCTTCTATATCAATATTCGTTAGCAGAGAATATAGCCCCGTTAGTGGTATCGCTCGTTGAAGATACAAATCAAGAACTCAAGCAAATTCAAGATGCCAAGCAAGCCCCATTTCAAATTCACTATAGTCATATTATGACCTCTGCAAGCACAACCGGGAAGGACTATCAACCGAGGATCGCGGCGCTATTAGACGTCGCACAGATATCGGACATCATCAGCGTAGAATCGGCGGATACTTTTAAACGACCTATCTATGCTGGTAATGCGATTGCAACGGTGCGATCGAGTGATGTAATTCAAGTTATCACTGTACGTAGCAGCGCGTTCGAACCTGTGCCATTAAACTCTTCGTCGTTAGACAATGGCAATGAAGTCGCTGTAGTTGAATTAGCTGCACAAGCGGATGGTGGTAAAACTGCGTTTATTAGTGCGGAATTAACCCAATCATTACGGCCGGATTTAACCACGGCTAAAGTGGTCATCGCTGGTGGTCGCGGCCTACAAAATGCAGATAACTTTGTATTGTTAGATAGCTTGGCCGATCAGTTAAACGCAGCAGTGGGTGCCAGTCGTGCTGCTGTTGATGCTGGATTTGTTGCTAATGATTTACAGATTGGACAAACGGGTAAGATCGTTGCGCCAGATCTGTATATTGCTGTGGGTATATCAGGTGCAATCCAGCACATTGCAGGGATCACTGGTAGCAAAGTTATCGTGGCTATTAATAGTGATGCTGATGCGCCTATTTTTGATGTGGCCGATTATGGTTTAGTGGCCGACTTATTGGATGTATTGCCTGAATTAACACAAGTATTAAAATCTAGATAG
- a CDS encoding electron transfer flavoprotein subunit beta/FixA family protein: MKILVAMKRVVDHRVNVRVNTDKMGIDTANVKMAINPFCEIAIEQAVRFKEQGTADEVVLVCIGAKDAEVQLRAGLALGADRAILIKVDEEVQSLDVAKLLQIIVQEELPDLVLLGKQAIDTDNNQTGQMLAALTDMPQGTFASDIVFIVPNKIKVTREIDGGLVTFVLSLPAVVTVDLRLNTPRYTSLPNIMKAKRKIITVTSPEAMKFSLSPRLTTLKVEPPPVRQAGVKVADVAELVDKLQQAKVI; this comes from the coding sequence ATGAAAATATTAGTCGCAATGAAGCGAGTTGTTGATCACAGGGTAAACGTCAGGGTGAATACAGATAAAATGGGCATTGATACAGCGAATGTCAAGATGGCCATTAATCCCTTTTGCGAAATTGCTATTGAGCAAGCTGTACGTTTTAAAGAACAAGGCACAGCTGATGAAGTTGTTTTGGTTTGTATTGGCGCAAAAGATGCCGAAGTGCAGTTACGCGCAGGGTTAGCTTTAGGCGCAGACCGCGCAATTCTGATTAAAGTTGATGAAGAAGTACAGTCGCTTGATGTGGCAAAGTTACTGCAAATAATAGTGCAAGAAGAACTACCCGATTTAGTATTACTCGGTAAACAAGCCATTGATACAGACAACAATCAAACAGGGCAAATGTTGGCGGCGCTCACCGATATGCCGCAAGGTACTTTTGCCTCTGATATCGTTTTCATTGTGCCAAATAAAATTAAAGTCACCCGTGAAATCGATGGTGGATTGGTGACATTTGTTTTAAGTTTACCTGCCGTTGTTACTGTTGATTTACGTTTAAATACTCCTCGTTATACCTCGCTACCAAATATCATGAAAGCCAAGCGGAAAATTATCACCGTTACTTCTCCTGAGGCGATGAAGTTTAGTTTATCGCCGCGACTCACCACGCTTAAAGTTGAACCGCCACCTGTGCGTCAAGCGGGTGTTAAAGTAGCTGATGTTGCTGAATTGGTAGATAAACTACAACAGGCAAAGGTGATCTAA
- a CDS encoding ArsR/SmtB family transcription factor → MTEQISIERLEKNAAKAESLMKALSNKHRLMILCMLQQGELSVSALNELIPIPQSTLSQHLAWLRREKYVKTRREAQTIYYQLDDSNVTKVINVLHDIFCD, encoded by the coding sequence ATGACAGAACAAATAAGCATTGAGCGATTAGAGAAAAATGCCGCTAAAGCTGAATCACTTATGAAAGCATTAAGTAATAAACATCGCTTGATGATATTGTGCATGTTACAGCAAGGTGAACTGTCTGTATCAGCGCTGAATGAATTAATCCCGATCCCGCAATCGACGTTATCACAACATCTTGCTTGGTTAAGACGTGAGAAATACGTAAAAACTCGCCGCGAAGCACAGACTATCTACTACCAATTGGATGATAGCAACGTGACAAAAGTGATTAACGTATTACACGACATCTTTTGTGACTAA
- a CDS encoding YnfA family protein, translating into MFELKTIALFFVTALAEIIGCYLPYLWLKQDKSILLLIPAAASLALFAWLLSLHPDAAGRVYAAYGGVYIFVAILWLWGVDGIKPTMWDMIGASVALVGMAIIMFAPRGHKHCLSHDRLLW; encoded by the coding sequence ATGTTTGAATTAAAAACTATCGCACTATTTTTCGTTACCGCTCTGGCTGAAATCATTGGCTGTTATTTGCCTTATCTTTGGCTTAAACAAGACAAGAGTATATTACTATTGATCCCAGCTGCAGCAAGCCTTGCCTTATTTGCATGGTTATTGTCACTGCATCCTGACGCCGCTGGTCGTGTTTATGCCGCATACGGTGGCGTATACATCTTTGTAGCCATACTCTGGCTTTGGGGCGTCGATGGGATCAAACCGACCATGTGGGATATGATTGGCGCCTCAGTAGCACTTGTTGGTATGGCGATTATTATGTTTGCGCCAAGGGGGCATAAGCACTGTTTAAGTCATGACAGATTGTTGTGGTGA
- a CDS encoding patatin-like phospholipase family protein, whose protein sequence is MQKRAIIVEGGSMRGIFASGVLDAFMEQHYLPYDFAIGVSAGASNLIGYLADAPQRSFNVITTMATDKAFFNPIRFAKGGNLVDVKWLWESSIERYPIDHDRLFNNIPMYAAVTDIDTGHADYHRIQPDTLANVLEATTALPIAYRDTPCFSGGCYTDGGVADSIPVRKAYRLGARDITVVLSHPLSYEKQTIKYPWLVKKLFSQHPNIAKSMMVRAKNYNESLEFIKNPPSDLTIRVIAPPEEFSVKRLTMNKAALSKGYLIGKQAGQTHMENIFSGS, encoded by the coding sequence ATGCAAAAAAGAGCGATAATAGTTGAAGGTGGTAGTATGCGCGGTATTTTTGCCAGTGGTGTATTGGATGCTTTTATGGAACAACACTATTTGCCTTATGACTTTGCGATTGGTGTCTCGGCGGGTGCATCTAACTTAATTGGTTATTTAGCGGATGCACCACAACGTAGCTTTAATGTGATCACGACGATGGCCACAGATAAAGCCTTTTTTAATCCTATTCGTTTTGCTAAAGGCGGAAATTTAGTTGATGTTAAATGGCTATGGGAATCGTCAATAGAACGTTACCCGATTGATCATGACAGATTGTTTAACAATATTCCTATGTATGCCGCAGTCACGGATATAGATACAGGGCATGCTGATTACCATCGTATTCAGCCAGACACATTAGCGAATGTGCTTGAAGCGACGACAGCATTACCGATTGCTTATCGTGACACGCCTTGCTTTTCAGGTGGCTGCTATACTGATGGAGGTGTTGCTGACTCGATACCCGTTCGCAAAGCATATAGACTGGGTGCGCGTGATATCACCGTCGTCCTTTCTCATCCGCTTAGTTATGAAAAACAAACAATTAAGTATCCATGGTTGGTTAAAAAATTATTTTCTCAGCATCCAAATATCGCCAAATCGATGATGGTAAGAGCAAAGAATTATAACGAATCTCTCGAATTTATAAAAAATCCACCGAGCGATCTAACCATTCGAGTGATAGCGCCACCCGAAGAATTTAGCGTTAAAAGATTAACAATGAATAAAGCAGCCTTGAGTAAAGGTTATTTGATTGGCAAGCAAGCGGGCCAAACACATATGGAAAATATTTTTAGTGGAAGTTGA
- a CDS encoding YeeE/YedE family protein, with product MKLFIALFSGILFGIGLIIAQMVNPNKIFNFLDISGDWDPSLAFVMGSALLLFIPAYKLLKKKLQQPLFADEFSLPTAKLIDRRLIIGAGLFGVGWGISGICPGPALVNIAGGEPKIFVFIFAMMLGMSISNYVNMVISKPKD from the coding sequence ATGAAATTATTCATCGCCTTGTTCAGTGGTATCTTGTTTGGTATTGGCTTAATTATTGCGCAAATGGTCAATCCAAATAAGATATTCAATTTTCTTGATATTAGCGGTGATTGGGATCCAAGTTTAGCCTTCGTCATGGGGTCGGCGTTATTACTCTTTATCCCTGCTTATAAGCTATTAAAGAAAAAATTACAGCAGCCTTTATTTGCAGATGAATTCAGTCTACCTACAGCCAAGTTAATCGACCGCCGCTTGATCATTGGCGCTGGACTGTTTGGTGTCGGTTGGGGGATTTCAGGTATTTGTCCCGGCCCTGCATTAGTAAATATAGCAGGTGGAGAACCGAAGATTTTCGTCTTTATATTTGCAATGATGCTGGGGATGTCTATTTCTAACTATGTTAATATGGTGATATCAAAGCCAAAAGATTGA